Proteins from one Candidatus Zixiibacteriota bacterium genomic window:
- the glnA gene encoding type I glutamate--ammonia ligase gives MVSETVVKMAKDVRAEFIDLKFCDLPGHWHHVTLPLSSLNDNLFTAGVGVDGSSMPGFASIERGDMILLPDPQSAFLDPFFERPTLSMVGDIMDAGEKTTPYSRNPRRVAHDAERHLDKVVKGARAILGPEFEFYVFDRVDFSQRPEHAFYRLEAVEAAWNAGVDQEALAYKIPYKRGYHVAPPLDRTFNLRSEIATLLAAAGVGLKYHHHEVGGAGQHEIEIDFSPLLKAADQTMLVKYMIKNQCFRVRKSATFMPKPLFNEPGSGLHVHQYLADRKGSLFHDAKGTCRLSRLGLHYIGGLLAHADSILAFTNPSTNSFKRLVPGFEAPVAGTYGVGNRTACVRIPGYQRDPKKMRLEFRPPDGTMNPYLAFAAMLMAGIDGIKSKLDPGSPLDRSLEQFPATELARIHQLPTSLNKALNALEADHKYLVAGGVFTEDLLESWVALKRKDVDQIRSRPTPYEFEMYYDS, from the coding sequence ATGGTATCCGAGACAGTGGTCAAGATGGCGAAGGATGTGCGGGCGGAGTTCATCGATCTGAAATTCTGCGATTTGCCGGGGCATTGGCATCATGTCACGCTGCCTTTGAGCTCTCTGAACGACAACTTGTTCACTGCCGGGGTTGGCGTGGATGGCTCGTCGATGCCCGGTTTCGCGTCGATTGAGCGCGGCGACATGATCCTGTTGCCCGATCCACAGTCTGCCTTTCTGGACCCGTTCTTCGAACGCCCGACGTTGTCGATGGTCGGGGACATCATGGATGCCGGCGAGAAAACCACCCCGTACTCGCGCAATCCCCGTCGGGTGGCCCACGACGCCGAACGCCATCTCGACAAGGTCGTGAAGGGAGCCCGCGCCATCTTGGGGCCGGAATTCGAGTTTTATGTCTTTGACCGGGTCGATTTCTCCCAGCGCCCGGAGCATGCCTTCTATCGCCTCGAAGCGGTCGAGGCGGCCTGGAACGCCGGTGTCGATCAGGAGGCGCTGGCGTACAAGATCCCCTACAAGCGCGGGTATCACGTCGCCCCGCCGCTGGATCGGACCTTCAACTTGCGCTCGGAGATTGCGACATTGCTCGCGGCCGCCGGCGTGGGGCTGAAATACCATCACCATGAAGTCGGCGGCGCCGGACAGCATGAGATCGAGATCGACTTCTCCCCTCTTCTGAAAGCGGCCGACCAGACGATGCTGGTGAAATACATGATCAAGAACCAGTGTTTCCGCGTGCGCAAGTCGGCGACTTTCATGCCCAAGCCGCTGTTCAATGAACCGGGCTCCGGCCTGCACGTGCATCAGTACCTCGCCGACCGCAAGGGGTCATTGTTCCACGATGCCAAGGGAACCTGCCGCTTGTCGCGCTTGGGACTGCACTACATCGGCGGTCTGTTGGCGCACGCCGACTCGATTTTGGCGTTCACGAATCCCTCGACCAACTCATTCAAGCGCCTGGTCCCCGGCTTCGAGGCGCCGGTCGCCGGGACCTACGGAGTCGGCAACCGCACCGCCTGCGTGCGCATCCCCGGATACCAGCGCGACCCCAAGAAGATGCGCTTGGAGTTCCGTCCCCCCGACGGCACGATGAATCCCTATCTCGCCTTTGCCGCCATGCTGATGGCGGGAATCGACGGCATCAAGAGCAAGCTCGATCCCGGATCGCCATTGGACCGCAGTCTCGAACAGTTTCCCGCCACCGAGCTGGCGCGCATCCACCAACTGCCCACGTCGCTAAATAAGGCACTCAATGCCCTCGAAGCCGACCACAAGTACCTCGTGGCCGGCGGCGTGTTCACCGAGGACTTGTTGGAGAGCTGGGTGGCGCTCAAACGCAAGGACGTCGATCAGATCCGCAGCCGCCCGACGCCGTACGAGTTTGAGATGTACTATGATAGCTGA
- a CDS encoding S46 family peptidase encodes MRKVPTVCLWIAVIAALLVVPVRADEGMWPMFSLDQLNFDSLKAMGLKLAPGEIYNPDGSGLWGAVVQIGGGSGSFVSPEGLIVTNHHVAFGAIQSQSTAEKNYIDDGFLARTRAEEIPAIGYNCYVCQSFEDVTAKVTSVLKTGMSDLQRYRAIEKRTKQLVAQAEKGRDVKCEVEAFDGGRQYVLITYFKIQDIRIVAVPPVGIGNFGGEIDNWMWPRHTGDYSFLRAYVAPNGRSAEYAKENVPYHPRVFLPVSAGPLREGDFAMTIGYPGGTSRFESSFAIDEAVNDFLPTDIQYRRDMIAIMENAGKDDPEVAVRVEARIEGLANYLKNNEGMLTGLAKGHVLEHRQHQEEALTSALKNHPDLAAKYGQTLPGLRALHEKRRSYREKQRVLSWLGRSCRFYSFASRLNRWSIEKTKKDMDREPAYMERQVPALKRRLREEQVNLVPAVDRTMLIYMLKRAMALPADQRIAPLDRLVGDASSQGTEAAITSLADRLYDGTKVGTVEDRMTMFDMTREQLRAQNDPFIELAVALYDETETMRETGKEFDGALKKLNPELISAYRELGLGPRYPDANGTMRLTYGILQGYSPADAVHYSCFTTLTGVGEKETGKEPFHSPPALIEALRRKDFGRYLDVALGDVPVDFLTNHDTTGGSSGSPVVNATGALIGLCFDGNYESIAADYQFEPRVTRTINVDTRYILFTLDTVMGARELIAEMTVR; translated from the coding sequence ATGCGCAAGGTGCCAACTGTCTGTCTCTGGATCGCCGTCATCGCCGCGCTGCTCGTTGTCCCCGTGCGGGCCGATGAAGGCATGTGGCCGATGTTCTCGCTTGACCAGCTCAATTTCGATTCCCTCAAAGCCATGGGACTGAAGCTCGCCCCCGGGGAAATCTACAATCCGGACGGCAGCGGGCTCTGGGGGGCGGTGGTTCAGATCGGCGGCGGTTCGGGATCGTTTGTTTCGCCCGAGGGGCTGATCGTCACCAACCACCATGTCGCCTTCGGCGCCATCCAGAGCCAGAGCACGGCGGAGAAGAACTACATCGACGACGGGTTCCTGGCGCGGACGCGCGCCGAGGAGATTCCCGCCATCGGCTACAACTGCTATGTCTGCCAGTCGTTCGAGGACGTGACCGCGAAGGTGACCAGCGTGTTGAAGACGGGTATGTCGGATCTGCAGCGGTACCGGGCGATCGAGAAACGCACCAAGCAATTGGTTGCCCAGGCGGAAAAGGGACGAGACGTCAAGTGCGAGGTGGAAGCGTTCGACGGCGGCCGCCAATACGTTCTGATCACCTACTTCAAGATACAGGACATCCGCATCGTTGCGGTGCCGCCGGTCGGAATCGGCAACTTCGGCGGCGAGATCGACAACTGGATGTGGCCGCGTCACACCGGCGACTACTCGTTCCTGAGAGCGTATGTGGCCCCGAACGGTCGCTCGGCGGAGTATGCCAAGGAGAATGTCCCCTATCACCCACGTGTCTTCCTGCCGGTGTCGGCGGGACCCTTGCGGGAGGGCGACTTCGCGATGACGATCGGCTATCCGGGCGGGACGTCCCGCTTTGAGAGCTCGTTTGCCATCGATGAGGCGGTCAATGACTTCCTCCCCACGGACATTCAATACCGCCGCGACATGATCGCGATCATGGAGAACGCGGGCAAGGACGACCCCGAGGTCGCCGTGCGCGTGGAAGCGCGTATCGAGGGACTGGCCAATTACTTGAAGAACAACGAAGGGATGCTCACCGGCTTGGCCAAGGGGCATGTCCTGGAGCACCGGCAACACCAGGAAGAAGCCCTGACCTCCGCTCTGAAGAACCACCCCGATCTGGCCGCGAAGTACGGGCAGACGCTCCCGGGTTTGCGGGCGCTGCATGAGAAGCGCCGTTCCTACCGCGAGAAGCAGAGAGTCCTCTCCTGGTTGGGACGCTCCTGCCGCTTCTACAGTTTCGCCAGCCGCCTGAACAGGTGGTCCATCGAGAAGACGAAGAAGGACATGGACCGCGAACCGGCGTACATGGAACGGCAAGTCCCCGCGCTGAAGCGCCGTCTGCGCGAGGAGCAGGTCAATCTCGTCCCTGCCGTTGATCGCACGATGCTGATCTACATGCTGAAACGGGCGATGGCGCTGCCCGCGGATCAACGGATTGCCCCGCTCGATCGGTTGGTCGGCGACGCTTCCTCCCAAGGGACTGAGGCCGCGATCACGTCGCTGGCGGACCGGCTCTATGACGGCACCAAAGTCGGGACCGTCGAGGATCGCATGACGATGTTCGATATGACGCGCGAGCAACTGCGGGCGCAGAACGACCCGTTCATCGAATTAGCGGTTGCCCTCTATGATGAGACCGAGACGATGCGCGAGACCGGCAAGGAATTCGACGGCGCCCTCAAGAAACTCAATCCCGAGTTGATCTCCGCCTATCGCGAGCTCGGATTGGGGCCGCGTTATCCCGATGCGAACGGCACGATGCGTCTGACCTACGGCATCCTACAGGGATACTCTCCGGCCGATGCGGTGCATTACTCGTGCTTCACGACGCTCACCGGCGTCGGTGAGAAAGAGACCGGGAAAGAGCCGTTCCATTCACCGCCGGCGCTTATCGAGGCGCTGCGGCGGAAGGACTTCGGACGCTACCTCGACGTTGCGCTCGGCGATGTGCCCGTCGATTTCCTCACCAATCACGACACGACCGGCGGGAGCTCGGGCAGCCCGGTGGTGAACGCCACCGGCGCGTTGATCGGCCTCTGCTTCGACGGGAACTATGAGTCGATTGCGGCCGACTACCAGTTCGAGCCGCGCGTGACGCGCACGATCAATGTCGACACGCGCTACATTCTCTTCACGCTCGACACGGTCATGGGCGCCAGGGAACTGATCGCCGAGATGACGGTCCGGTGA
- the bfr gene encoding bacterioferritin, which translates to MKGNEQVIKTLNAMLADELTAVNQYMVHSEMCDNWGYERLHKAIEKRAIEEMKHAERLIARILFLEGQPVVNRLGDIRIGHDVEAQFVIDQQSETGAVAAYNAAIKQAVELGDNGSRELLESILKDEENHLDWLEAQLDQIRHMGVKTYLTEQVDE; encoded by the coding sequence ATGAAAGGCAACGAGCAGGTGATCAAGACGCTCAACGCCATGCTGGCCGATGAGCTGACTGCGGTCAATCAATACATGGTGCACTCGGAGATGTGCGACAACTGGGGATACGAACGGCTGCACAAGGCGATCGAGAAGCGGGCGATCGAGGAAATGAAGCACGCGGAACGCTTGATTGCCCGCATTCTGTTCCTGGAAGGCCAGCCGGTGGTCAACCGACTCGGAGACATCCGCATTGGCCATGATGTCGAAGCCCAGTTCGTCATCGACCAGCAGTCCGAGACGGGCGCGGTCGCGGCCTATAATGCCGCGATCAAGCAGGCCGTGGAATTGGGTGACAACGGCAGCCGCGAGTTGCTGGAGTCGATTCTCAAAGACGAAGAGAATCACCTCGACTGGCTGGAAGCTCAATTGGATCAAATCCGGCACATGGGTGTCAAGACCTACCTGACGGAACAGGTGGATGAATAG
- a CDS encoding SDR family oxidoreductase yields the protein MDLGLKDKVALVAAASRGLGKAVALQLAREGARVAICSRAQSAIDAAAADIRHQTGAEVIGVAADVTRASDVRDLARKTTGAFGAIDILVTNAGGPPAGQAAEFDVDDYRAAVELNLMSTIALCYEVLPGLKERRWGRIVAITSVAARQPIDHLILSNTARAGVLGFVKTLAAQVATSGITVNAVCPGYTDTERIQELAAMFAASGKGTVEEFYRRIEVEVPMKRMGTPQEFADAVAFLASTRASYITGVALPIDGGYVKALY from the coding sequence ATGGACCTCGGACTGAAGGACAAGGTCGCCCTGGTCGCCGCCGCCAGCCGCGGGCTGGGCAAAGCCGTGGCGCTGCAACTGGCCCGCGAAGGCGCGCGGGTCGCGATCTGTTCCCGCGCACAGAGCGCCATTGATGCCGCGGCGGCGGACATTCGCCATCAGACCGGCGCAGAGGTGATCGGCGTTGCCGCCGATGTCACGCGGGCCTCCGACGTGCGTGATTTGGCGCGCAAGACCACCGGCGCGTTTGGTGCTATTGACATACTCGTGACCAACGCCGGCGGTCCACCCGCAGGACAGGCCGCAGAGTTCGACGTCGATGACTACCGCGCGGCGGTGGAACTCAACTTGATGAGCACGATTGCCCTGTGCTATGAGGTTCTGCCGGGACTGAAGGAACGACGCTGGGGTCGAATCGTCGCCATCACCTCGGTGGCCGCACGTCAGCCGATTGACCACTTGATCCTCTCCAATACCGCGCGCGCCGGTGTCCTGGGATTCGTGAAGACGCTGGCGGCGCAGGTCGCTACATCCGGCATCACAGTCAACGCGGTCTGCCCGGGGTACACCGACACCGAACGCATCCAGGAACTGGCGGCGATGTTCGCCGCCTCCGGCAAGGGGACGGTCGAGGAGTTCTACCGTCGCATTGAGGTCGAAGTCCCGATGAAACGCATGGGGACCCCGCAGGAGTTTGCCGACGCCGTTGCCTTCCTCGCCTCCACACGCGCCTCCTACATCACCGGCGTGGCGCTGCCGATCGATGGCGGGTACGTCAAGGCGCTGTACTGA
- a CDS encoding VCBS repeat-containing protein, with translation MRRSEALPLLAGMLIFALGGTMHPTTAGAQDFCFNAAVDYATAGGPFSVVAADLDGDGDADLAVATRGWDNAVAVLKNNGDGTFAGAVRYQSGDGPSSVCAADLDGDGDIDLAVAVYGGNSIWVYKNYGDGTFALAVDYAAGGYPYFIVASDLDGDGDADLAVADYGSGDVSVLENNGNGTFTAPVQYAVVSSATCIVAADLDGDNDPDLAVGTLGSDKISVLMNNGDGTFAAAVNYAVGDGPNSVFAADLDGDNDADLAVANWASDNVSVLKNNADATVRLQSTTRPGTGPSQSSRRSGRGQRCRLGSGQLGQRRCLGADQLRSVPLSLPLPRRPAM, from the coding sequence ATGCGACGGTCCGAGGCCCTGCCCTTGCTGGCGGGGATGTTGATTTTTGCGCTCGGCGGTACGATGCACCCGACGACTGCCGGTGCACAGGATTTCTGCTTCAACGCGGCAGTGGACTATGCGACCGCTGGTGGCCCCTTCTCAGTGGTTGCCGCCGATCTCGACGGGGACGGGGACGCCGACCTCGCCGTGGCCACCCGCGGCTGGGACAACGCTGTCGCGGTGCTGAAGAACAACGGGGATGGAACCTTTGCTGGAGCAGTGAGATATCAGAGCGGTGATGGTCCCTCGTCCGTCTGCGCCGCGGACTTGGACGGCGACGGGGACATCGACCTCGCGGTAGCCGTCTATGGAGGCAATAGCATATGGGTGTACAAGAACTACGGCGACGGGACTTTTGCCCTCGCAGTGGACTATGCGGCCGGCGGCTATCCCTACTTCATTGTCGCATCTGACCTGGATGGGGATGGTGACGCCGATCTGGCAGTGGCCGATTATGGCAGCGGGGACGTCTCTGTGTTGGAGAATAACGGCAATGGGACCTTCACCGCCCCGGTACAATACGCGGTCGTTTCCTCGGCCACCTGTATCGTAGCTGCCGATCTGGACGGAGACAATGATCCCGATTTGGCGGTGGGAACTCTCGGCAGCGACAAGATCTCGGTATTGATGAACAACGGCGATGGGACTTTTGCGGCGGCAGTCAACTATGCGGTCGGGGACGGCCCGAACTCTGTCTTTGCTGCCGATTTGGACGGGGACAACGATGCCGACCTCGCGGTGGCCAATTGGGCCAGCGACAACGTCTCGGTGTTGAAGAACAACGCGGATGCCACAGTGCGGCTACAGTCAACTACCCGACCGGGGACTGGCCCTTCGCAGTCTTCGCGCCGATCTGGACGGGGACAACGATGCCGACTTGGCAGTGGCCAACTGGGACAGCGACGATGTCTTGGTGCTGATCAACTGCGCTCCGTCCCCCTGTCACTGCCCCTGCCACGGCGACCCGCAATGTGA
- the hisS gene encoding histidine--tRNA ligase — MPPVEPKLLKGFRDLLPGEMLLRERITAQVREVYESYGFAPLATPALEYRETLLAYGEETSKQIYMFDEPEGNRVGLRFDLTAPLSRVVAQYVDLPRPFKRYQIQPVWRFDKPDPGRFREFIQFDIDTVGTDAMIADAEIIAAIHESFARLGLASRIRFSNRKILNSLLSYAGIPAGMAHAVFRVLDKLEKQGRDAVRLELGPGRKDDSGALIPGLGLDKKQIDRLEAFLAIPAGLRTEVLRDVGALFRNVSGAEEGIGELREIHEYLDALGIDRNDAAIDVSIARGLDYYTGPVFEAVLTDPRTAGIGSVMGGGRYDGLIGAFTGTPVPATGASIGIDRLVAAVQRLDGFRMRPSTADVIVTVMDKDRIVDYARLAHELRSAGIHTEMYTGEATSIGKQLKYADRLEIPIAVIAGSNEFASDQVSIKNLKVIETQKVQTKDRQEWVEKRVGQRTIPRSDLIAEVKSILKDLAES, encoded by the coding sequence ATGCCTCCGGTAGAACCGAAGCTCCTCAAGGGTTTTCGCGATCTGCTGCCCGGTGAGATGCTGCTGCGGGAACGGATCACCGCGCAGGTGCGCGAGGTCTATGAGTCGTACGGCTTTGCGCCGTTGGCGACGCCGGCGCTGGAATACAGGGAGACGTTGCTGGCTTATGGCGAGGAGACCAGCAAGCAGATCTACATGTTCGACGAGCCCGAGGGGAACCGCGTCGGCCTGCGCTTCGATCTGACCGCCCCGCTGTCGCGTGTCGTCGCGCAGTATGTCGACCTCCCCCGTCCGTTCAAGCGCTATCAGATCCAGCCGGTCTGGCGATTCGACAAGCCCGATCCCGGCCGCTTCCGTGAGTTCATCCAGTTCGACATCGACACCGTCGGCACCGACGCGATGATCGCCGACGCCGAGATCATCGCCGCCATCCATGAGTCGTTTGCACGTCTCGGGCTGGCCTCGCGGATCCGTTTCAGCAATCGCAAGATCCTGAACAGTCTGCTGTCGTACGCGGGCATTCCCGCCGGCATGGCGCATGCCGTCTTCCGCGTGCTCGACAAACTCGAGAAACAGGGACGGGACGCCGTGCGTCTCGAGCTCGGGCCGGGGCGCAAGGATGACTCCGGCGCGTTGATTCCCGGCCTGGGCCTGGACAAGAAACAGATCGATCGGCTCGAAGCGTTTCTCGCCATTCCCGCCGGTTTGCGCACGGAGGTTCTGCGCGACGTGGGCGCCCTCTTCCGCAATGTCTCCGGTGCCGAGGAGGGCATCGGCGAGCTGCGCGAGATTCATGAGTATCTTGACGCGCTGGGCATTGATCGTAACGACGCTGCTATTGACGTTAGTATTGCACGGGGACTCGACTACTACACCGGCCCCGTGTTCGAGGCGGTGCTGACCGACCCGCGCACCGCCGGGATTGGCAGCGTCATGGGCGGCGGCCGCTACGATGGGCTGATCGGCGCCTTCACCGGCACGCCTGTCCCCGCCACCGGGGCCTCGATCGGAATCGACCGGCTGGTGGCCGCCGTGCAACGTCTCGATGGCTTCCGTATGCGCCCCTCGACCGCGGATGTCATCGTGACCGTGATGGACAAAGATCGGATTGTTGACTACGCCCGGCTGGCGCATGAGCTGCGTTCAGCCGGTATCCATACTGAGATGTACACCGGTGAGGCGACTTCCATCGGCAAGCAACTCAAGTACGCCGACCGATTGGAGATTCCGATCGCTGTGATTGCCGGCTCGAATGAATTCGCATCCGACCAGGTCTCAATCAAGAACCTGAAGGTCATCGAGACACAGAAGGTGCAGACCAAAGACCGCCAGGAGTGGGTCGAGAAACGCGTCGGCCAAAGAACGATCCCCCGTTCCGACCTGATCGCAGAAGTGAAGTCGATCCTGAAGGACCTCGCCGAGTCGTAG
- a CDS encoding prolyl oligopeptidase family serine peptidase — MLLHCALSVRRALLAAAILLAVTAITATAAPPSTKVEPVVDTLHGVVITDPYRWLEDQNSPATRAWLDSQIAYTESFIPKFASLDAIKKRFTELVRIDRVSAPSRHGKRYFYVRRKADQELWTTWCREGKDGPEKLLLDPHTLSQDFRTNAALSDVSEDGMLMAYSIRQGGQDEEEIHFRNIDTGEEPPDVFPANVYFGMSIALDKKGCYYAKRIEGGADRVFYHQFGTPMAEDRLVFGEGYGPEEIVGASLSEDRRTLQLAVYYGAGGSKCELFVKDVMNDGPVVPVVTGIDALFYGSVIGDKIYIQTNQDAPNWKIMQADLANPARETWRTVVPEAQMPIEAISYVGGKIFVNYLENVANKVKIFGPNGEPQGELPLPGIGSGGSLYGRWDDLEGYYSFTTYNIPGSIYHYDLATGQSDVWFKPDVPFDGSGFEVEQVWYTSKDGTRVPMFLAHRKGLTKDGNNPVFLTGYGGFNASSGAYFSPVYATWMEAGGIVAAPALRGGGEYGEKWHQEGMLDRKQNVFDDFIGAGQWLVDNKYTKPSRLAISGGSNGGLLVGAVSNQRPDLFQAVVCWHPLLDMLRYHRSMMGPYWISEYGSADSAHQFPYLRAYSPYQNVKTGVKYPAFLFITGDGDTRVDPMHARKMTALLQATEGDSTPILLYYDLKSGHVGTNPVSKTITDNSIQLGYLMWQLGMEYAGGPGGTTESKAPATE; from the coding sequence ATGTTGTTGCATTGTGCTTTGAGCGTTCGCCGTGCGTTGCTGGCGGCCGCGATCCTCCTGGCCGTGACCGCGATCACCGCCACGGCAGCCCCGCCGTCGACCAAGGTCGAACCGGTGGTTGATACACTCCACGGAGTCGTGATCACCGACCCCTATCGCTGGCTCGAAGACCAAAACAGCCCGGCCACGCGCGCCTGGCTCGACAGCCAGATTGCGTACACGGAGTCGTTCATCCCCAAGTTCGCCTCGCTCGACGCCATCAAGAAGCGCTTCACCGAACTGGTGCGCATCGACCGCGTCTCTGCCCCATCTCGTCATGGGAAACGGTACTTCTACGTCCGGCGCAAAGCCGATCAGGAACTGTGGACGACGTGGTGCCGTGAGGGGAAGGATGGCCCCGAGAAGCTCCTGCTCGATCCCCACACGTTGAGCCAGGACTTTCGGACGAACGCCGCTCTGAGCGATGTCTCGGAGGATGGGATGCTGATGGCGTACTCGATCCGTCAGGGGGGACAGGATGAGGAGGAAATCCACTTCCGCAACATCGACACCGGCGAGGAACCCCCCGATGTCTTTCCCGCCAACGTCTATTTCGGGATGTCGATTGCATTGGACAAGAAGGGTTGCTACTACGCCAAGCGCATCGAGGGCGGCGCCGACCGGGTGTTCTATCACCAATTCGGGACACCGATGGCCGAGGATCGCCTGGTCTTCGGCGAGGGGTATGGCCCAGAGGAAATCGTCGGCGCCTCGCTCTCCGAGGATCGGCGCACGCTGCAGTTGGCTGTCTACTACGGCGCGGGCGGCAGCAAGTGCGAGCTGTTTGTCAAGGATGTGATGAACGACGGCCCGGTGGTTCCCGTGGTGACCGGGATCGATGCGCTCTTCTATGGGTCCGTCATCGGCGACAAGATCTACATCCAGACCAACCAGGACGCCCCAAACTGGAAGATCATGCAGGCGGACCTGGCAAACCCCGCGCGGGAGACCTGGCGCACCGTCGTGCCCGAGGCGCAGATGCCGATCGAGGCCATCAGCTATGTCGGCGGGAAGATCTTCGTCAACTACCTGGAGAACGTCGCCAATAAGGTGAAAATCTTCGGCCCCAACGGCGAGCCGCAGGGCGAGTTGCCGCTTCCCGGCATCGGTTCCGGCGGATCGCTCTACGGACGCTGGGATGACCTGGAAGGGTACTACTCTTTCACGACGTACAACATTCCCGGATCGATCTATCACTACGATCTCGCCACCGGCCAAAGCGATGTGTGGTTCAAGCCGGACGTGCCGTTCGATGGGAGCGGCTTCGAAGTCGAGCAGGTGTGGTACACGTCAAAGGACGGCACTCGTGTCCCGATGTTCCTCGCCCATCGCAAAGGGCTGACAAAGGATGGGAACAATCCGGTCTTCCTGACCGGGTATGGCGGATTCAATGCCTCCAGCGGCGCGTATTTCTCACCGGTCTACGCCACTTGGATGGAGGCCGGCGGCATTGTCGCCGCACCGGCGCTGCGCGGCGGCGGCGAATACGGCGAGAAGTGGCACCAGGAAGGAATGCTCGACAGGAAACAGAACGTCTTCGACGACTTCATCGGCGCCGGCCAGTGGCTGGTGGACAACAAGTACACCAAGCCGTCGCGTCTGGCGATCAGCGGCGGCAGCAATGGCGGCCTCCTTGTGGGCGCGGTGAGCAACCAGCGCCCCGATTTGTTCCAGGCCGTGGTCTGCTGGCACCCGCTCTTGGACATGCTGCGCTACCACCGGTCGATGATGGGGCCGTACTGGATTTCCGAATACGGTTCCGCCGACTCGGCCCACCAGTTCCCTTATCTGCGCGCCTACTCACCGTATCAAAACGTCAAGACCGGTGTGAAATACCCGGCGTTCTTGTTCATCACCGGCGACGGCGACACACGGGTCGATCCGATGCATGCGCGCAAGATGACGGCACTCTTGCAGGCGACCGAAGGGGACAGCACGCCGATTCTGCTCTACTATGATCTGAAGTCGGGCCACGTCGGAACCAATCCGGTGAGCAAGACGATCACCGACAACTCGATCCAGCTGGGATACCTGATGTGGCAGCTCGGGATGGAGTACGCCGGCGGACCAGGCGGGACGACCGAATCGAAGGCGCCCGCGACGGAGTGA